A genomic window from Hyla sarda isolate aHylSar1 chromosome 8, aHylSar1.hap1, whole genome shotgun sequence includes:
- the LOC130284723 gene encoding histone H2B type 3-B-like, producing MKFSPASLNKMEAGSQRSAEKKGRGKSKNYSRFIYKVLKQGPQEQSVCLSKESDLIFSIVSEAARLSLYNKRRTITRREVESAVQNITTSGRSTHSAATE from the exons ATGAAGTTCTCTCCtgcatcactgaacaaaatggaAGCCGGGAGCCAGAGATCTGCGGAGAAGAAAGGCCGAGGAAAGTCCAAGAACTACTCCAGGTTCATCTACAAGGTTTTAAAGCAG GGCCCTCAGGAGCAGAGCGTCTGTCTGTCCAAGGAATCCGACCTGATCTTCTCCATAGTGTCTGAAGCCGCCAGGCTGTCCTTGTATAATAAGAGGAGAACCATCACCAGGCGGGAGGTGGAGTCTGCAGTGCAGAACATCACAACCTCGGGGCGCTCCACACACTCTGCAGCCACAGAatga